GGATCTCTCTCACTTCCCTTCCCCATCCTTTCTTCATCTCATCTTCTTATGTCCATATGCTAATGTGCCCAGTAGTACTGCCTTCCAGGCTCCTCTTTCTTATACTCACTCCATCTGTGTGACCTTGCCCATACCCAGGACTTCAGTTGCCATCATATGCCAATACCTCTAATCTAGAATTCCAACTCCAGTCTCTTACAAAGGTTTCAGTTCCAACATTCTCCCTAGCCACTGGATATCACTACTTCACTGACCCATAGGAGCCTCCACTTCAGCATGTCCATTTATCATCTTACCTTGGAAATTTACTTTCCCCCCCTGTccagagccatgaggcccggaaattgccacggcctctgttgcttaagctccgcattgtggagacaagatggcgcacttcctggttcttcatcatcaacttttcctgTGCGCGCGAACTTTTCCCGCCTGCGCGTAGATAAcctcccgcgcccgggaaagactaagtctaccaagcatgcgcctggtgacgtctctcattattctcctccccgcctgctctgagcccttcctcttccctgccagcctatataaggcattgcaccgccgccattaaacgagacttgatcaggatactgtcttgtctccatttcttgtgtctcttgtctctctaaattcccaccccctcctccaaggtctgtgttaacgatCCTGCTGGATGGGACACGTGGCGCCCAAATGCGGGGCTTGGATATGAGGGAACTGCGGAGGAAGAGGGCGCATAGAAAGGCCGGCgactaaagtgaaagaaaaatccctCCGACCGTCGTGGGAGCCTGCTGCATCGGAGTTGAGGGTAAGTTACGCGCCCgaaatgggacaagaattaagccagcatcaaatctacgtagggcaattaaaagaggctttaaagacacggggagtaaaggttaaaagtggtgacttatttagattttttgattttgtgaaagatacctgcccttggttCCCACAGGAAGGAACCATTGATATAAAAAGATGGCGGAGGGTGGGAGACGcctttcaagattattataataCCTTTGGGCCAGAAAAAATTCCTGTAACcgccttttcttattggaatttaatcaaggatctaatagataaaaaggaggcCGATCCACAAGTAATGGCTGCGGTCGCCCAGACTGAGGAGATTTTAAAGGTCAGTTCTCAGACCGACCTTGGGAGCCCCCCGCCAGACAAAGAAGTagatcttatttctcttgaaaGTGATGATGAGGGGGCCAAGGCTCCTTctgtaaaagacaaaatgatgCTAGGCGAGAAAAGGCCCAAAAAATACCCAATTCTGCAAACATCACGAAAAGATAAAAGTAACGACAATCCTGACCTTTCAGATGTAAATTGGGATGACTTAGAAGAAGAGGCAGCTAGATATCATAATCCTAACTGGCCTCCCTTTTTCTCCCGTCCGCCTCCCTATAATGGGACACGTGGCGCTTCTGCACCCAACCTAATGGCGGTAGTCAATCCAaaagaggaactcaaagaaaaaaatcgctcagcttgaagagcaaattaaGCTAGAAGAGTTACATCAGTCACTAATCATTaggctgcaaaaattaaaaacaggaaatgagagtGTAACTAATTCAGAGAATATGGGAGGCTTCCctcgcccacctcagccgcccggacaacatgtcccaaaaggaagattTTCTACTAGCCGAGGTAGGGAAGAATCCTCCCCTAAAGATATCTTCCCggtaactgaaactgtagatggacagggtcaggcctggaggcatcataatggatttgatttcactgtcataaaagaattaaaaactgctgTTTCTCAATATGGAGCTACTGCTCCATACACTCTTGCTATAGTAGAGTCTGTGGCCGATAACTGGCTTACTCCAACAGATTGGAACACACTAGTCAGAGCAGTCCTCTCAGGGGTAGACCATTTGATTTGGAAATCAgagttttttgaaaattgcagAGATACAGCCAAAAGAAACCAACAGGCAGGAAACGGTTGGGACTTTGATATgttaactggctcgggtaattataCCGACACTGATGCTCAGATGCAATACGACCCTGGACTATTTTCACAAATCCAGGCAGCCGCTACAAAAGCCTGGAGGAAACTCCCTGTTAAAGGAGACCCAGGAGCTTCGCTCACTGGAGTCAAGCAGGGACCTGATGAGCCATTCGCAGATTTTGTACATAGGCTCCTAACAACCGCAGGAAGGATTTTTGGTAATGCTGAGGCGGGTGtagattatgttaaacaattggCTTATGAAAATGCCAATCCAGCTTGTCAAATGGCAATccgaccttatagaaagaaaacagacttaactggATATATCCGTCTCTGTTCAGACATTGGGCCCTTCTATCAACAGGGTTTAGCAATGGCCGCAGCTttcagtggacaaaccgtaaaagacttccttaataataagaacaaggaaaaaggagggtgttttaaatgtggcaaaaggggacattttgcaaaagattgcCGTGgggattcaaataaaaactccGAAGCAAAGGTTCCAGGCCTTTGCccaaggtgtaaaagaggaaaacattgggctaatgaatgtaaatctaaaactgacagtCAGGGAAATCCTTTACCATCCCAACAGGGAAATGGG
The Rhinopithecus roxellana isolate Shanxi Qingling chromosome 10, ASM756505v1, whole genome shotgun sequence DNA segment above includes these coding regions:
- the LOC115900080 gene encoding endogenous retrovirus group K member 8 Gag polyprotein-like: MGQELSQHQIYVGQLKEALKTRGVKVKSGDLFRFFDFVKDTCPWFPQEGTIDIKRWRRVGDAFQDYYNTFGPEKIPVTAFSYWNLIKDLIDKKEADPQVMAAVAQTEEILKR